In Arcanobacterium wilhelmae, the following are encoded in one genomic region:
- a CDS encoding WhiB family transcriptional regulator, whose product MSLAYAETSWTAAAACADLDPDALFVRGAAQRDLRKVCGRCPVRLTCLADALESEANFGVWGGMTERERRVLLRRYADVEDWTSTLAESDDFVISEIREGRVPRLTEIRSA is encoded by the coding sequence ATGTCACTAGCTTATGCAGAAACTTCATGGACTGCCGCAGCCGCCTGCGCAGATCTGGATCCCGATGCCCTTTTCGTTCGCGGCGCAGCTCAGCGTGATCTGCGAAAAGTGTGCGGTCGTTGCCCTGTTCGATTGACGTGTCTGGCGGATGCGCTGGAATCGGAGGCGAATTTTGGGGTGTGGGGCGGAATGACGGAGCGTGAGCGTCGGGTTCTCCTACGTCGGTATGCCGATGTTGAGGATTGGACGTCCACTCTTGCCGAGTCGGACGATTTCGTGATCTCCGAGATTCGCGAGGGGCGTGTTCCTCGGCTCACCGAGATTCGCTCCGCGTGA
- a CDS encoding Crp/Fnr family transcriptional regulator, producing the protein MDSSVLTNVELFKELTEEDRAALAALMSETSLKRGESLFHEGDDGDRLYVVTEGKVKLSHTADDGRENLIAVLGPGEIIGELTLFDLGNRSSTVTAIAPTHLLSLSHKDMMTYIEDHPAMAKAMLKELAKRLRTTNSQMADLVFSDVPGRVAKALLDLAERFGERTPEGIFVAHDLTQEELAHLVGASRETVNKSLADFTSRGWIRLEGRAVLLMQIGRLQRRAH; encoded by the coding sequence ATGGATTCCAGCGTTCTGACGAATGTTGAGCTTTTTAAGGAGCTCACCGAAGAAGATCGCGCGGCCCTCGCCGCACTCATGTCGGAAACGAGCCTCAAGCGCGGCGAATCGCTCTTCCACGAGGGAGACGACGGCGATCGCCTGTACGTGGTCACCGAAGGCAAGGTGAAGCTTTCCCACACCGCAGATGACGGCCGCGAAAACCTTATCGCCGTTCTCGGTCCGGGCGAGATTATCGGTGAGCTCACCCTCTTCGATCTGGGGAACCGCTCGTCCACTGTGACCGCGATTGCGCCCACACACCTGCTGTCGCTTTCCCACAAGGACATGATGACCTACATCGAAGACCATCCGGCCATGGCTAAGGCGATGCTCAAGGAGCTCGCGAAGCGCCTGCGCACCACGAACTCGCAGATGGCGGATCTGGTGTTCTCGGATGTTCCCGGGCGCGTTGCTAAAGCTCTGCTCGATCTGGCTGAGCGCTTCGGCGAGCGCACTCCCGAAGGTATCTTCGTGGCACACGATCTCACGCAGGAAGAGCTTGCTCACCTCGTGGGCGCATCGCGTGAAACGGTGAACAAGTCGCTCGCCGATTTCACCTCGCGTGGATGGATCCGCCTCGAGGGTCGCGCCGTGCTGCTGATGCAGATCGGCCGCCTCCAGCGCCGCGCTCACTGA
- the nth gene encoding endonuclease III translates to MVKKEKFPPRPRALAARREAAATITDRLAEIYPDSHCALDFTNGFELLVATVLSAQTTDARVNSVTPELFAAYPDPFAMAAARGEDLEGILHPLGFFRSKARSVHGLAVGLIEQFDAEVPGTLEELVTLPGVGRKTANVVLGNWFGKPGITVDTHVGRLSRRWGWTRETAPVKAELEIAKILPPEIWTITCHRTIDHGRAICHSRKPECERCPLADLCPSFPLN, encoded by the coding sequence ATGGTGAAAAAGGAGAAGTTCCCGCCGCGGCCGCGCGCACTCGCGGCGAGGCGCGAAGCGGCGGCCACGATCACGGATCGGCTCGCCGAGATCTACCCGGATTCTCACTGCGCGCTCGATTTTACGAACGGTTTCGAGTTGCTTGTGGCCACCGTTTTGTCTGCTCAGACCACTGACGCGAGGGTCAACTCCGTCACGCCTGAGCTCTTTGCCGCCTACCCGGATCCGTTTGCAATGGCCGCCGCTCGTGGTGAGGATCTAGAAGGAATTTTGCATCCGCTTGGCTTTTTCCGTTCGAAGGCGCGTTCGGTGCACGGGCTTGCCGTGGGGCTGATTGAACAGTTCGACGCCGAAGTTCCGGGAACGCTCGAGGAGCTGGTGACCTTGCCCGGCGTCGGGAGAAAAACGGCAAACGTTGTGCTGGGGAACTGGTTCGGTAAGCCGGGAATCACCGTCGATACGCATGTCGGGAGGCTTTCACGCCGCTGGGGCTGGACGCGCGAAACCGCCCCGGTGAAGGCCGAGCTGGAGATCGCGAAAATCCTGCCACCCGAAATCTGGACGATCACGTGCCACCGCACGATCGATCATGGCCGCGCGATCTGCCACTCGCGCAAGCCTGAGTGTGAGCGGTGCCCGCTTGCAGACCTGTGTCCGTCGTTCCCACTCAACTAG
- a CDS encoding alpha/beta fold hydrolase has translation MPADTSCVSFPGPWQHRLVQANGAQFHIAEVGEFRKDSPLVLLVHGFPEYWWAWRGQLEPLADAGFHAVALDLRGVGGSDKTPGVVDSLTLAEDLVALVRTLGYERAVLVGHGRGGSHAWTAAAIAPEMVEGLVVVSSPHPRTLHRLGFHVTFRTWRYSLATVFSSVGKRLLANPQRVADYLTEWSAPGNTGASAEACHYADAMALPGAAGLALERLRWSWAGQLRARGREYLAASRKPVRCPVLAVRGELDPLLPPRAWNADREFAHGEYTKVQIPHAGHFVHEEQAERFNDSLLGFLAAHQ, from the coding sequence TTGCCCGCAGATACGTCGTGCGTCTCGTTTCCTGGCCCGTGGCAGCACCGGCTTGTGCAGGCGAATGGGGCACAATTCCACATCGCGGAGGTCGGGGAGTTCCGCAAGGATTCTCCACTCGTGTTGCTCGTTCATGGGTTCCCCGAGTACTGGTGGGCCTGGCGCGGGCAGCTTGAGCCGCTCGCCGACGCCGGTTTCCACGCGGTTGCTCTCGACCTGCGCGGCGTTGGCGGTTCCGATAAAACTCCGGGCGTGGTTGATTCGCTGACGTTGGCGGAGGATCTGGTGGCATTGGTGCGAACGCTCGGGTATGAGCGTGCGGTTCTTGTCGGACACGGACGTGGTGGTTCGCACGCATGGACTGCGGCGGCGATCGCGCCCGAGATGGTCGAGGGGCTCGTTGTGGTTTCTTCCCCTCACCCGCGCACCCTCCACCGCCTCGGTTTCCACGTGACATTCCGGACGTGGCGCTACTCGCTCGCCACTGTTTTTTCGTCTGTCGGTAAGCGATTGCTGGCGAATCCGCAGCGCGTGGCCGATTACCTGACCGAGTGGAGTGCGCCTGGGAACACCGGTGCTTCCGCAGAAGCGTGCCACTACGCAGACGCCATGGCTTTGCCTGGCGCGGCCGGGCTCGCGCTCGAACGGCTTCGTTGGAGTTGGGCGGGGCAGTTGCGCGCCCGTGGCCGCGAGTATCTCGCAGCCTCGCGCAAGCCCGTGCGTTGTCCGGTTCTCGCTGTTCGCGGCGAGCTGGATCCGTTGCTTCCGCCGCGCGCCTGGAACGCGGATCGCGAGTTCGCCCACGGCGAGTACACCAAAGTTCAGATTCCACACGCCGGGCATTTTGTTCACGAGGAACAGGCCGAGCGTTTCAACGACTCCCTGCTCGGCTTCCTGGCAGCCCACCAATAA
- a CDS encoding TadA family conjugal transfer-associated ATPase, which translates to MKLSPAQMKTIRRRLAAGAPMSGALADVRAASTDELASLEVAVRHQIEGAGETIGPLLEDPAVTDVVVNGPGELWVDRGAGMEKMPATDPQLASEEGVRALAVRLAAGCGQRLDDASPIVDGTFPSGVRLHALVPPLAAEGTLISLRTHRTRKLTLEELVANGSVPAGFAVLSRALVAAKANAIISGATGSGKTTFLNAILQLVPPSERILVIEESAELAPSHPHVVHLQVRRANVQGVGEVTMSDLVRAAMRMRPDRIILGECRGGEVRDVLGALNTGHEGGWATIHANSAVDVPSRLTALGALAGMDEATVAAQAASALDAVIHVKRAGRRRFLAQIAVLERVRGELVAKEAFSVIRDGGGETGGCGAGGLSVAGGSGATGGVGVGRERVVAGPGAEKLCERLGIAVEEVTGR; encoded by the coding sequence ATGAAGCTCTCACCAGCACAAATGAAGACAATCCGGCGCAGGCTGGCCGCCGGCGCACCGATGAGTGGTGCGCTCGCGGACGTGCGGGCCGCCTCCACCGACGAGCTCGCTAGCCTCGAGGTGGCAGTGCGCCACCAAATCGAGGGTGCCGGCGAAACAATCGGGCCGCTACTGGAGGATCCGGCAGTCACCGACGTCGTCGTCAACGGTCCGGGAGAACTCTGGGTCGATCGCGGGGCAGGAATGGAAAAAATGCCCGCAACAGACCCGCAGCTCGCAAGTGAAGAGGGTGTGCGTGCGCTTGCCGTGCGTCTTGCGGCGGGGTGCGGGCAGCGCCTCGATGATGCCTCTCCCATCGTGGACGGAACGTTTCCCTCAGGCGTGCGTCTGCACGCGCTCGTGCCGCCGCTCGCCGCGGAGGGAACGTTGATTTCGCTGCGAACGCATCGCACACGCAAACTGACGTTGGAGGAACTGGTAGCGAACGGCTCGGTGCCGGCGGGGTTCGCTGTGCTGTCGCGAGCACTCGTCGCCGCGAAGGCGAACGCGATTATTTCGGGAGCAACCGGCAGTGGAAAAACCACGTTCCTCAACGCGATTTTGCAGCTCGTGCCGCCCAGCGAGCGCATCCTCGTGATCGAGGAGTCTGCGGAGCTTGCACCTAGCCACCCGCACGTGGTGCATCTGCAGGTGCGGCGGGCGAACGTGCAGGGCGTGGGCGAGGTGACGATGAGTGATCTGGTGCGCGCGGCGATGCGTATGCGGCCCGACCGGATCATCCTGGGTGAATGTCGCGGCGGTGAAGTGCGCGACGTGCTTGGCGCGCTCAACACCGGCCATGAAGGCGGATGGGCAACGATCCACGCGAATTCGGCGGTGGATGTGCCTTCGCGCCTCACGGCACTCGGAGCGCTCGCCGGCATGGACGAGGCCACCGTGGCGGCGCAGGCCGCTTCCGCTCTCGACGCTGTGATCCATGTCAAGCGTGCCGGGCGGCGCAGATTTTTGGCGCAGATCGCGGTGCTCGAACGCGTGCGTGGGGAACTTGTGGCGAAGGAGGCGTTCAGCGTGATTCGCGACGGCGGTGGGGAAACTGGGGGCTGTGGCGCTGGTGGTTTGAGCGTAGCTGGTGGTTCTGGTGCGACTGGGGGAGTCGGCGTCGGGAGAGAACGCGTGGTTGCTGGCCCGGGAGCGGAGAAACTGTGCGAGCGGCTCGGCATCGCCGTGGAGGAGGTGACGGGCCGATGA
- a CDS encoding type II secretion system F family protein, whose translation MMWLVAGVAVMAVMYVSVRRFGAPVGERRGEHGTRRRRRRGVRRRRKELDMGMLITEVATRLRSGATIERAWAMALESAGMEGEGGHLVGLGGRLRRIWRKGQENPPKWTSPGSTGAVLDREGVPVVLRELWNAGRWQRRQRGITSIAAATLPATFAVCRMGSATGAPMAEILEACAAGITETGEAKSARDVALAGPITSAQMLAVLPFFGMFLAWMLGIRLGEFVATLMGKVTFGAGLVFEVAGIWLVWRMVRVAKEKEAVE comes from the coding sequence ATGATGTGGCTGGTTGCAGGGGTGGCCGTAATGGCCGTGATGTACGTGAGCGTGCGGCGATTTGGTGCGCCGGTTGGCGAGCGTCGCGGCGAGCACGGAACGCGGCGACGCCGGCGTCGAGGTGTTCGACGACGGCGCAAAGAGCTCGACATGGGCATGCTCATCACCGAGGTGGCCACGCGGTTGCGCTCCGGCGCAACGATTGAGCGAGCCTGGGCGATGGCGCTGGAGAGCGCGGGCATGGAGGGGGAAGGTGGTCATCTCGTGGGCCTAGGTGGGCGTTTGCGCCGTATCTGGCGCAAAGGGCAGGAAAACCCGCCCAAATGGACATCGCCTGGTTCCACCGGGGCGGTGCTCGACCGTGAAGGTGTGCCTGTTGTTCTGCGAGAACTGTGGAATGCCGGGCGATGGCAACGCAGGCAGCGCGGCATCACGTCAATCGCGGCCGCCACGCTGCCTGCCACTTTCGCCGTGTGCCGGATGGGGAGCGCTACCGGTGCGCCGATGGCGGAGATCTTGGAAGCCTGTGCGGCTGGGATTACGGAGACGGGCGAGGCGAAGTCGGCCCGCGACGTGGCTCTCGCCGGGCCGATCACGAGCGCACAGATGCTTGCCGTATTGCCGTTTTTTGGAATGTTTTTGGCATGGATGCTCGGCATTCGCCTGGGAGAGTTCGTGGCGACGCTGATGGGGAAGGTGACGTTCGGGGCGGGGTTGGTGTTCGAGGTGGCTGGGATCTGGTTGGTGTGGCGGATGGTCCGGGTGGCGAAGGAAAAGGAGGCGGTGGAATGA
- a CDS encoding DUF4244 domain-containing protein — protein sequence MKKFWAKVAGIGTKAEAGMVSAEYAVGTVATTSFAGILVWLFQQDWFKELIGSVFKGAFSMFI from the coding sequence ATGAAGAAGTTCTGGGCAAAGGTTGCAGGCATCGGCACGAAGGCTGAAGCAGGAATGGTCTCGGCAGAATACGCGGTGGGAACTGTCGCGACCACCTCGTTCGCGGGAATTCTTGTGTGGTTGTTCCAGCAAGACTGGTTCAAGGAGCTCATCGGTTCGGTCTTTAAGGGTGCGTTCTCGATGTTCATCTGA
- a CDS encoding TadE family type IV pilus minor pilin has translation MRSWFARMETPRMSSATSVGTRGRRAPDARTESGMVTAEFAIVLPVVALVVVFLISCIVGAQGISATDTAAREVSRAISLGANESEAMAIARATAGEDAQVLIGQSGRALNVSVSAPAHGALAYFGITFTGKHHVVLEPGIRGPER, from the coding sequence ATGAGGAGCTGGTTCGCTCGGATGGAAACACCGCGCATGAGTTCGGCAACTTCTGTGGGTACTCGTGGGCGGCGGGCGCCCGATGCTCGTACAGAATCGGGCATGGTCACGGCGGAGTTCGCGATAGTGCTCCCAGTGGTGGCACTAGTGGTGGTTTTCCTCATCTCGTGCATCGTGGGAGCACAAGGTATCTCTGCAACTGATACAGCTGCGCGCGAGGTGAGCCGAGCCATCTCATTAGGTGCCAACGAATCGGAGGCAATGGCGATTGCGAGAGCGACAGCCGGTGAGGATGCTCAAGTCCTGATCGGACAATCCGGGCGCGCGTTAAACGTGAGCGTGAGCGCGCCTGCTCATGGTGCGCTGGCGTATTTCGGAATCACTTTCACGGGTAAACACCATGTGGTTCTCGAACCCGGCATACGCGGGCCGGAGCGCTGA
- a CDS encoding DEAD/DEAH box helicase, translating to MATLLDVVRAHGADQITGIEEIPPRPARFGEWGEWVAPTVLEALWNVGIPRPWTHQAQAADLLHAGNHVVLATGTGSGKSLAAWVPVLSAIEEARDARSSLAHVVRCPTALYLSPTKALAADQENSLSALAASVNPRIGIATVDGDADTPTRSWARDYADIVLTNPDFVNHAMLASSERWGRLWRGLSFVVLDEFHSYRGTFGSNVALVVRRLLRLARHYGANPRVIFLSATSGDPAASARRFLGEAFGPVTAVTDDGSPTGARQIVTLQTAPLDSENAVPAGQITPSSDGELSDVKRRAANTEAGELTARLVASGASVLTFVRSRPAAERVAEVAHHTLAQSAPHLDGTVAAYRGGYLPEERRELEKQLRTGDLRALATTSALELGIDVSGLDAVIVTGWPGTHSSFQQQIGRAGRAGNSGLAVFIGRDNPLDQYVLAHPETLANTPAETNVFDPANPWILPAHLCAAAGELPLTEADAPIFSLPDTSFFSSLETEGLLVKRPAGWFWNPAMRTSPHSLVDMRGGGTTVSIIDSASGALLGTVDEGRAESTVHPGAIYLHQGVPYQVETLADDVALVHLHREDELRTYPREETSVEILHPLASTEAGPVSWNYGKVVVTNRVVGYDVRRVKDGMYLGMVPLEMPLHQFETTGCWFTATEPATREAGIGAGDLPGALHGAEHTMIGLLPLFATCDRWDLGGLSTALHGSTGQPTVIVHDAIAGGAGAALRGYEAGLDWLEATLETLRSCPCDAGCPRCVQSPKCGNNNSPLSKDGAITLLTLVTDKLRHANSATLAKRTRA from the coding sequence GTGGCAACTTTGCTTGATGTTGTCCGCGCGCACGGCGCCGACCAGATCACTGGGATCGAGGAGATCCCGCCGCGCCCCGCACGCTTCGGCGAGTGGGGCGAATGGGTGGCGCCCACAGTGCTCGAAGCGCTGTGGAATGTAGGGATTCCCCGCCCATGGACACACCAGGCCCAAGCTGCCGACCTGCTCCACGCAGGCAACCACGTGGTGCTCGCGACCGGAACCGGAAGTGGAAAATCGCTTGCCGCATGGGTACCCGTGTTGTCCGCTATCGAAGAGGCACGCGATGCACGTTCCTCGCTGGCACACGTGGTTCGCTGCCCCACGGCTCTCTACCTCTCGCCAACGAAGGCGCTCGCGGCCGACCAGGAGAACTCACTCTCAGCGCTCGCCGCGTCCGTGAACCCACGGATCGGGATCGCCACCGTTGACGGCGACGCCGATACTCCCACCCGTTCTTGGGCCCGCGACTACGCCGACATCGTGCTCACCAACCCCGATTTCGTCAACCATGCGATGCTCGCAAGCAGCGAACGCTGGGGCAGGCTGTGGCGTGGCCTGAGCTTCGTGGTGCTCGACGAGTTTCACTCCTACCGCGGGACGTTTGGTTCGAACGTTGCCCTTGTGGTGCGTAGGCTCCTGCGCTTGGCACGCCATTACGGGGCGAATCCGCGCGTCATCTTCCTCTCGGCAACCTCTGGCGATCCAGCCGCGAGCGCGAGGCGGTTCCTCGGTGAGGCGTTCGGGCCGGTCACGGCAGTCACGGACGACGGATCGCCAACTGGCGCACGCCAGATCGTCACGTTGCAAACAGCACCCCTCGATAGCGAGAACGCCGTTCCAGCAGGCCAGATCACGCCCTCGTCCGACGGCGAACTCTCCGACGTCAAGCGCCGCGCAGCGAACACCGAAGCGGGCGAACTCACCGCACGCCTCGTGGCAAGCGGCGCGAGCGTGCTGACGTTCGTGCGCTCGCGGCCGGCCGCGGAACGCGTGGCCGAAGTGGCACACCACACCCTCGCACAATCAGCGCCGCACCTTGATGGTACAGTGGCCGCCTATCGCGGAGGCTACCTTCCCGAGGAACGCCGAGAGCTGGAAAAACAGCTGCGTACCGGCGATCTTCGGGCGCTCGCCACCACATCTGCACTCGAGCTTGGCATTGACGTTTCTGGCCTCGACGCCGTGATCGTTACCGGATGGCCGGGGACGCACTCCTCGTTCCAGCAACAGATCGGCCGTGCGGGACGTGCAGGGAACAGCGGATTGGCGGTCTTTATTGGCCGCGACAATCCTCTCGACCAGTACGTGCTCGCGCATCCGGAAACGCTCGCGAACACACCGGCGGAAACCAACGTGTTCGACCCGGCGAACCCGTGGATTCTCCCGGCGCACCTGTGTGCTGCGGCGGGAGAACTTCCGCTGACGGAGGCGGACGCGCCAATCTTTTCACTCCCAGATACATCATTTTTCTCCTCTCTCGAAACCGAAGGGCTACTCGTTAAGCGCCCTGCGGGCTGGTTTTGGAACCCTGCGATGCGCACCTCGCCCCACTCGCTGGTGGATATGCGAGGCGGTGGCACCACCGTGTCGATTATTGATTCGGCCTCAGGCGCCTTGCTCGGCACAGTGGACGAGGGCCGCGCCGAATCGACCGTCCACCCCGGCGCGATTTATCTGCACCAGGGCGTGCCGTACCAGGTGGAAACCCTGGCTGACGACGTCGCGCTTGTTCACTTGCACCGCGAAGACGAGCTACGCACCTATCCACGCGAGGAAACGAGCGTGGAGATCCTTCACCCCCTCGCCTCGACTGAGGCTGGCCCGGTGAGCTGGAACTACGGCAAAGTTGTGGTGACAAACCGAGTGGTGGGCTACGACGTGCGCCGCGTGAAGGACGGCATGTACCTGGGGATGGTTCCCCTGGAGATGCCACTCCACCAGTTCGAGACCACCGGCTGCTGGTTCACTGCCACCGAGCCAGCAACCCGCGAAGCAGGGATCGGTGCCGGCGATCTTCCCGGTGCGCTTCACGGCGCCGAGCACACCATGATCGGCCTGCTCCCACTGTTCGCCACCTGTGACCGCTGGGACCTCGGCGGCCTCTCCACCGCGCTGCACGGATCAACCGGACAGCCCACCGTGATCGTTCACGACGCAATAGCCGGCGGAGCCGGCGCCGCACTGCGCGGATACGAAGCCGGGCTCGACTGGCTCGAAGCGACCCTCGAAACCTTGCGTTCCTGCCCCTGCGACGCCGGCTGCCCGCGTTGCGTACAATCCCCGAAGTGCGGGAACAACAACTCCCCGCTCTCCAAAGACGGCGCGATCACGTTACTCACCCTCGTCACCGACAAGCTTCGCCATGCGAACTCTGCCACTCTCGCGAAGCGGACGCGCGCGTAG
- a CDS encoding methyltransferase, whose protein sequence is MTTSLPFDPSDLLPYTPAAMRKRIPASALAALSRDMPAPASLALEGETDRASLLIRFFLLGEALTEAELREVLPSLDSRDGLIRVGSTEDETGVHGSGAVSHTTAEDAPAGDVCGAGDELRYACPFQITAYEVGPRRTAYFAHDAGALQGNVLAPDHVMGIGGATRTLASLTHYEEGQSVLDLGTGCGFHAILAALAGAHVVATDISTRGLEFARFNARLNGVDIDWREGSLFEPVAGESFDVVVSNPPFVITPAPVREVLGEMEYRDASLSGDSLVETVVRGIGKHLTPAGRGYLLANWEIPEGSEWYERPESWTGSADSLLIQRDLLEPEQYVETWIRDGGLRPGSPEFAAAYRAWLGDFHTRGVEAVGFGYVLLGAADAGVHVHTELRGSAPANPREYVERVWSQRALAAGGEFPAHARLVATDVAEHRFYSPGAEDPWLIKFTQTDSFGEEVLASTELAGFVSVCDGELTAGQITAALAQLLGQEAAQIEDKIGPDVVRMVRLGMLVEKK, encoded by the coding sequence ATGACCACATCCTTGCCATTCGATCCGTCCGATCTTCTTCCCTATACTCCGGCCGCGATGCGCAAACGCATCCCGGCGTCGGCGCTGGCCGCGCTTTCTCGCGACATGCCCGCACCGGCGTCATTGGCTCTGGAAGGGGAAACTGACCGTGCCTCGCTCCTGATCCGCTTCTTCCTCCTCGGGGAAGCGCTCACCGAGGCCGAGCTGCGCGAGGTGTTGCCGTCTCTCGACAGCCGCGACGGGCTGATCCGCGTTGGCTCCACAGAAGACGAAACAGGAGTGCACGGCTCGGGCGCAGTTTCGCACACCACTGCGGAGGACGCCCCCGCAGGGGATGTGTGCGGCGCTGGTGACGAGCTACGCTACGCGTGCCCGTTCCAGATCACGGCATACGAGGTCGGTCCGCGGCGCACCGCCTACTTCGCTCACGACGCCGGCGCGCTCCAAGGCAATGTCCTCGCTCCTGATCATGTGATGGGGATCGGCGGCGCCACGCGCACGCTCGCCTCGCTCACACACTACGAGGAAGGTCAGAGCGTACTCGATCTCGGTACTGGCTGCGGCTTCCACGCGATCCTCGCGGCTCTCGCGGGAGCACACGTGGTGGCCACCGATATTTCCACCCGCGGCCTCGAGTTCGCGCGTTTCAACGCGCGCCTGAACGGCGTCGATATCGACTGGCGTGAAGGCTCGCTGTTCGAGCCGGTTGCGGGTGAGAGCTTCGACGTCGTCGTCTCCAACCCGCCGTTCGTCATCACGCCCGCGCCGGTGCGCGAGGTGCTCGGAGAGATGGAATACCGTGACGCCTCACTCTCCGGGGATTCTCTCGTGGAGACGGTGGTGCGTGGGATCGGCAAGCACCTCACCCCTGCAGGGCGCGGCTACCTGCTGGCAAACTGGGAGATCCCCGAGGGAAGCGAGTGGTACGAGCGTCCGGAAAGTTGGACGGGGAGCGCGGATTCGCTACTGATCCAGCGCGATCTTCTCGAACCCGAACAGTACGTGGAAACCTGGATTCGTGACGGCGGGCTACGCCCAGGCTCGCCGGAGTTCGCAGCCGCCTACCGCGCATGGCTCGGCGATTTCCACACCCGCGGAGTGGAAGCCGTCGGCTTCGGCTACGTGCTCCTCGGCGCCGCCGACGCCGGTGTGCACGTCCATACCGAATTGCGAGGCTCAGCGCCAGCGAATCCGCGCGAGTACGTGGAACGCGTGTGGAGTCAGCGCGCGCTCGCGGCAGGCGGCGAGTTCCCGGCACATGCGCGCCTGGTTGCCACCGACGTCGCGGAGCATCGGTTCTATTCGCCGGGAGCGGAAGATCCGTGGCTGATCAAGTTCACGCAAACGGATTCTTTTGGAGAGGAAGTCCTTGCCAGTACCGAGCTGGCCGGCTTCGTTTCCGTGTGCGACGGCGAGCTCACGGCCGGTCAGATTACGGCGGCTCTGGCCCAACTTCTCGGGCAAGAAGCTGCGCAGATTGAGGACAAGATCGGCCCCGACGTCGTGCGGATGGTTCGCCTCGGAATGCTCGTAGAGAAAAAGTAA